CACGCAGGGTGCTGGCCCAGTTGCCCACCTCTGTGCGCAAGGCTTCAGGCTCTGCAGCTTGAAGGCGACTGGCAAAGCGCGCGAATTTTTCCGGGGTGCTTAGGGTTTCTTCCAGCGCTTCTATGGCCGCTTGCTCAAAGGCCTGGAAGTCTAACAGCGCTGCGCCGCCATCAATGTGGATGCGGGTGTTTTTATAAAATACCTGGCCCGAGTGGCAGGCCGAGCAGCCCAAGCCCAGCCATTGGTGGCCTTCGCGCTCGGGTGTGACGGTCAGTCCGATGGCGAGGTTGTTGGGGTTGGCCTCGCTGGCACCGGGCACGGCAAAGCCAAAGGCTTCAAGGTATTGTGGGTTGTTAAAGGGTGTGTTGCGCCCTGGCTGCTCAAGGGCCAAAAACCAGCTCTCGGGCATCACACGTGAACCGAAGGAGGTAAACCAGGCCTTGTTGCGGGTGGCGTCGTCCCAGTTTTGGTCTAGCAGTAACAAACCGCTGGGTGTGTGTGCATGGCGTTCAGCGGGCGAGTGGTCGCAGGCGGTGAGGCAGGTGGCGGCTATGGCCGCATAAAGGCCGAGCCTTCCCCAAGATATTCCGGTCACGGGATTTCCTTGTTATTTTTGTGGGAGTAATTTCCAGCGCGTTTTTTACCATATTTCGGCAGCTATTGCGTGCCTTACGGCCGGTTGCATGGCCGTTTGGCATTTCGCTGGCGGAATTAACTTGGCACAATAGCGCATAAGGCATGGGTGTCGTGAAAAGTCAAAGATGATTTATGCGACAATGGCGCCAGCTCGGGCGCCAGATGCCAACCGTTGCGATGACAATAACGACAAAAAGGTTGCCTTCATGAGCAAACTTCACGCGCTGTGTTTACTGCTTTGCCTTGTGTGCGGAGGCCGGGCAGAGGCCAATAGCGACTCGATACCGGTGCAGGCGAATATGCCGGTTGTAAAGCTTGCAGAGCACATGTCGCTCATGGAAGACCCAAGTGGCGAGCTGTCTTTAGCCCAGGTGATTGCAGGCGATACCCCGGGGTTTACCCGCTGGCATTCGCCGTCTGCAAATTTCGGGTTTACCGCCTCGGCCTACTGGGTGGCGCTCACCTTCGAGAATACCCAGGCGCGGCCCGCAGATTTGTTTATTCGCCAAGACTACCCCCTCATCGACTACCTGGATTTCTGGTATCAGGATGCCAATGGCAACTGGCGCAACCACGCTACAGGCGATCGGCGCCAGTTCAAAAGCCGGCCTGTGGGCGTACGCGATTTTGTATTCCCTTTGCAGGTGCCGGCACACGCAAAAATGCGCGTGTATTTCCGCTTCAAGTCAGATGGCCCCATCAACATCAGCTTGAGTGTGGCCGCGCCCGGCCCCGCGCTTACGCAGGTGGCCAGTGAGCAGCTGTTATTTGGCGCCTACTACGGCGGCTTTTTGGTGCTGGTTATTTATAACCTGATTTTATTCTTGGCCGTTAAAGATCGCGTATACGTGTTTTACATGGTGTATGTGGTGAGCTATGGCTTGTATATGTCTGTTCACAACGGTTTGTCGTTCCAGTATTTCTGGCCCAATAGCCCCTGGCTTGCCAATCAAAGCCTGCTGCTGTTGCTTGGTATTTCGCTGCTCTTTGGCTTGCAATTTTCCCGCGAGGTAAACGGCACCCAAAAGCTTGCGCCCAAAACCGACAGGGTTGCTGTGGTGCTGCAAATGGCCAGCGGCGTGTTGTTGCTGGTCACGCCCTTTCTTGCCTACCAGCAGCTGGTGCTGGCCTACTCGCTGCAAACCATTTTCGTGTGCAGTGTGATTTTGGTGTTGGGCACCTTGTGCTGGCTGCGCGGTTCTGTACCGGCGCGCTACTTCATGGCTGCCTGGCTGCTGTTTATGGTGTCGGTACTGGTGTACATGTTTAAACAGTTCGGATTGCTGCCGCACAATTTCTTTACCCAAAACAGCTTCCAGATGGGCTCGTTGCTGGAGATGGTGTTGCTGTCTTTGGCGCTGGGCGCGCGCGTAAATGAAATGCAAAAGCTCGGCTATTCCGATGCGCTCACAGGCCTGGCTAACCGTCGCCATTTTGACGAGCGTTTGCCAAAAGAGCTGGATCAGGCGCAGCGCGCCGGTGCGCCTTTGTCTTTGTTGGTATTAGATATTGATCTCTTCAAGCGCATTAACGATGCCCACGGCCACGCCAAGGGCGACCAGGTTATTGCCGCCGTTGGGCGCATACTGCGTAAGAATGTGCGCCGACCAAGCTTTGCCAGCCGCTATGGCGGTGAAGAGTTTGCGGTGCTTCTGCCCAATACGGCCATTGATCAGGCGCAAGTGCTGGCCGAGCGGTTGCGTAAGCTTGTGGAAACCGAGCGCCCAGGGGGCATGGCTATTACCGCAAGCCTCGGCGTTGCTTGCTGTGAAGATGGCCTGTTAACCGCACCGGGTGCGTTGTTTGAAGCAGCCGATACCGCACTTTATCAAGCAAAAGCCGACGGTCGAAATCAGGTGTGTTTGTACGAGGTGCCGGCAGCCAGCCGCCGGGTTGAAGAAGAGCCAGAGCGCAGTTAACAGCGGGCGTGATATTTACAGTTAGCTAACTGGTGCTTGGCGAGACTAAAAAGTGGCGGCAACTGCCGCCACCGGATGTGCGTTTTTTTACTTACCCTTTTTGCCGGGTGCGCTTTTGGCGGGCGCGGCCACTTTGCCGCTGGCTTTAGCGGGCTTTGTGGGCACTTTGGAAACAGCACTGGGAGCCGCTTTATTGCCACTCGGGGTTTTAGCCATTTCTTTCTCCTGGAAAGGATGAAGGCAGCCAAAGTCTCTTACTGTTGGCTATCGCTTCGGTTACCAACCAATTGTTGGCTCCTTAAATATATGCCCAATTTTGCGCCGCGCAAGAGGGTAAAAAAAATATATTTTCGCACAGCCCCTGCCCCTTCAACCGTACATTGAATGGCCAGCCTGCGCCCGGACAATGGGCTTTGGTGTTTGTGGTGGTGTTGGCCGTGTTTCTGAGTCGGCTGTTTGTTAGGGGCGATGGTCGTGTGCGCTGACTCAGGCCCGCGCCCTGTGTCTGGGCTTGGCTCCGAACCCGAAAGCTGAAGCCCGCTTAAACGCGATAGGTGAAACACAGTGTGGTTAATAGCTTGCAGCTACGCCGAGTTAAGGTACGTAACGCTTGTTTGAAAATGCGGGTGCTAAAGCTGTGGGTGCGCTGGTGCAATGGCCAGCTTTGATAGTTGCAAGTATTGGCTACTCGTAATAGGTACTTCTAGTGCTAGCTACTTGGGCGCCAAACTCAGGGCAAAGGATTCGCTGAGTTCAATCCAGGCGGCCAGTTGCTTTTCGGAATCTACCCCGGCTGCCGCTATGTACACCATGCCGCGCAATGGCTTGCCAGTGAAATCCATTTGCCGCACGTAAGGTACCTTAAGGCAATCTTCATAGCGCTCGGGGCCCACCCGCGCCATAAGCTCTTCGCCCACCACGCCGCAACACATGTTGCCGTTGAGCATCATGGCAAGGCCGCCAAACATTT
This genomic stretch from Simiduia sp. 21SJ11W-1 harbors:
- a CDS encoding diguanylate cyclase — translated: MSKLHALCLLLCLVCGGRAEANSDSIPVQANMPVVKLAEHMSLMEDPSGELSLAQVIAGDTPGFTRWHSPSANFGFTASAYWVALTFENTQARPADLFIRQDYPLIDYLDFWYQDANGNWRNHATGDRRQFKSRPVGVRDFVFPLQVPAHAKMRVYFRFKSDGPINISLSVAAPGPALTQVASEQLLFGAYYGGFLVLVIYNLILFLAVKDRVYVFYMVYVVSYGLYMSVHNGLSFQYFWPNSPWLANQSLLLLLGISLLFGLQFSREVNGTQKLAPKTDRVAVVLQMASGVLLLVTPFLAYQQLVLAYSLQTIFVCSVILVLGTLCWLRGSVPARYFMAAWLLFMVSVLVYMFKQFGLLPHNFFTQNSFQMGSLLEMVLLSLALGARVNEMQKLGYSDALTGLANRRHFDERLPKELDQAQRAGAPLSLLVLDIDLFKRINDAHGHAKGDQVIAAVGRILRKNVRRPSFASRYGGEEFAVLLPNTAIDQAQVLAERLRKLVETERPGGMAITASLGVACCEDGLLTAPGALFEAADTALYQAKADGRNQVCLYEVPAASRRVEEEPERS
- a CDS encoding TfoX/Sxy family protein, which encodes MSYSEALATRVRKHLGHHDNYQEKQMFGGLAMMLNGNMCCGVVGEELMARVGPERYEDCLKVPYVRQMDFTGKPLRGMVYIAAAGVDSEKQLAAWIELSESFALSLAPK